The following proteins are encoded in a genomic region of Thunnus maccoyii chromosome 8, fThuMac1.1, whole genome shotgun sequence:
- the LOC121901902 gene encoding glutamine amidotransferase-like class 1 domain-containing protein 3A, mitochondrial, giving the protein MVKRVAVILSGCGVYDGTEVHEASAVLVHLSRAGAEVKMFAPNVAQMHVVNHCEGKPTEEKRNVLQESARIARGDVTDLAKLDVSAFDAAIIPGGFGVAKNLSDWAVKNKDCTVQPQLEKIIKAFHKAGKPLGMCCISPVLAAKVLPGCELTLGQDKECEKWPYAQTAGAVKTMGCKHVNTDVEQAHVDVKNKLVTTSAFMCNAPIHKVFDGVGAMVRETLGLSH; this is encoded by the exons ATGGTGAAGCGTGTTGCAGTTATTCTCTCAGGCTGTGGAGTCTATGATGGCACAGAGGTCCACGAGGCCTCCGCTGTCCTCGTCCATCTGAGTCGTGCCGGAGCAGAA GTGAAGATGTTTGCTCCAAATGTAGCTCAGATGCATGTTGTAAACCACTGTGAGGGGAAACctacagaggagaaaagaaacgTCCTGCAAGAAAGTGCCCGTATTGCCCGGGGTGACGTGACTGATCTGGCCAAGTTGGATGTTTCAGCATTTGATGCTGCCATCATCCCAG GGGGTTTTGGTGTGGCCAAGAACCTGAGTGACTGGGCAGTGAAGAATAAGGACTGCACCGTCCAGCCACAACTGGAGAAGATCATCAAGGCTTTCCACAAAGCCGGAAAGCCGCTGGGCATGTGCTGCATCTCCCCCGTCCTCGCTGCCAAAGTCCTGCCTGGCTGCGAGCTCACTTTGGGACAGGACAAAGAGTGTGAAAA GTGGCCATATGCCCAGACAGCCGGGGCTGTAAAGACGATGGGCTGCAAACATGTGAATACAGATGTGGAGCAAGCTCACGTTGATGTCAAAAATAAGCTGGTCACCACCAGTGCCTTCATGTGCAATGCTCCCATTCATAAAGTTTTTGATGGAGTAGGTGCCATGGTGAGAGAGACACTTGGCTTAAGTCACTAA
- the LOC121901899 gene encoding glutamine amidotransferase-like class 1 domain-containing protein 3A, mitochondrial, with product MVKRVAVILSGCGVYDGTEVHEASAVLVHLSRAGAEVKMFAPNVAQMHVVNHCEGKPTEEKRNVLQESARIARGDVTDLAKLDVSAFDAAIIPGGFGVAKNLSDWAVKNKDCTVQPQLEKIIKAFHKAGKPLGMCCISPVLAAKVLPGCELTLGQDKECEKWPYAQTAGAVKTMGCKHVNTDVEQAHVDVKNKLVTTSAFMCNAPIHKVFDGVGAMVRETLGLSH from the exons ATGGTGAAGCGTGTTGCAGTTATTCTCTCAGGCTGTGGAGTCTATGATGGCACAGAGGTCCACGAGGCCTCCGCTGTCCTCGTCCATCTGAGTCGTGCCGGAGCAGAA GTGAAGATGTTTGCTCCAAATGTAGCTCAGATGCATGTTGTAAACCACTGTGAGGGGAAACctacagaggagaaaagaaacgTCCTGCAAGAAAGTGCCCGTATTGCCCGGGGTGACGTGACTGATCTGGCCAAGTTGGATGTTTCAGCATTTGATGCTGCCATCATCCCAG GGGGTTTTGGTGTGGCCAAGAACCTGAGTGACTGGGCAGTGAAGAATAAGGACTGCACCGTCCAGCCACAACTGGAGAAGATCATCAAGGCTTTCCACAAAGCCGGAAAGCCGCTGGGCATGTGCTGCATCTCCCCCGTCCTCGCTGCCAAAGTCCTGCCTGGCTGCGAGCTCACTTTGGGACAGGACAAAGAGTGTGAAAA GTGGCCATATGCCCAGACAGCCGGGGCTGTAAAGACGATGGGCTGCAAACATGTGAATACAGATGTGGAGCAAGCTCACGTTGATGTCAAAAATAAGCTGGTCACCACCAGTGCCTTCATGTGCAACGCTCCCATTCATAAAGTTTTTGATGGAGTAGGTGCCATGGTGAGAGAGACACTTGGCTTAAGTCACTAA